The stretch of DNA CCTCTTCACAGACACTCTCTCATAAATACTCATTGACGAACCTGTGGCCATGACGCATTGCGTCTCGCCGCTGCCTATCCGTTGCGCGAACTTATTCGTTGCGCGAAGTCATTCCTTCCCCGCGAATGCGGGCAGGTCTGCATTCACGCGTTTCGACGGCATTTAGACACCTCTCCACAGCGACCACACTTCACCAACAATTGCGACTCGTTCCTCTTGGATGTTCATTCGAGATGAGTCACGCGTTCCATTCCTAACTTAGCGGACGTCCCTCCATGGCGACCGAACCCCAACAATCCGAATCCGGACTACCGGAATCTGATACGGCGCTGGCCGATGCGCCGAGCGTAGAGGGTTTGGAAAACGTCGATGATTTTCAGCCGCCGTTGGGTCTTGTGGCCAGATTGATGGACAAGTTTCGGGGCGTGGCCAGCAGCGCACAGGATTGGGTCACGCCGGCGAATTTGAAATTGGCCGGTTTTACGACGGTCGGTTTTTTGTTGTTGTTCGCCGGGATCTACGTCGCCACACGCGAGGAAGGGCCAACGAACTCCGAGAAATTAATAGAGGCTCTCGAATTTTTAAAAACCGGCGATGATGGACCCGCGGCACGCATCGCTCAAGAAATCCAGCAAGAAGGTTTCCAAGATCCTGATTTTCCGGGCGGCGACCAGTTTATCTTGGGCATTGTTGCATTTCGGCAAGCTGAGAAACTGACCGAGGACGAAGGCCGCGAACAAAAGTATCTAGTGGCCAAAAGTTTCTTGGAAGAGGCTCAGGAACGGGCCTTGACTGAAGAATATGAAGCGCAATGGGCCTATGCTCTGGGCTTGAGCATGTATCGCATTGGCCGGGCCAAGGCGGCGCAACCGTTGTTGGAAAAAGCGGTGGAATCCTACGCCCCCGGCAAGATCGAATCGGGATTGTTGCTGGCGGACACGTATGTTTATTCAAAAACGGCCGAAGATCTGGCGAAGGCGCACGAGCTGAACATCGCCATCGCTGCCTCACCCGAATTGAACGATCAACAGCGCGACCGTCTCTTTTTGCAGCGTGCACAAATTTTGTATGCGATGGACAAGCCGACCGAAGCCGAAGAGGCCTTGGCCAATGTCCATGCGGAAACCGACGGAATTACTATTCTGCGGGCTGAGGTGCTCATGAAAGCCGGCAAGTACGGTGAGGCCTTGGAAAAATTACGTCCCGTAGAAGCGGGCAAGGGTCTGCAACAAAAGTTTCCACGACAAGCACGGTACCTGATGGGATTGTGCGAACAACGGTTGGCCCAACGGGATCGCAGGAATCAAACCGTCCATTACGACGCAGCTCGCAATTATTACGAACGCACCTACAAACAATATCGTGGATCACACGAAGCTGTCGCGGCGCAGTTGTGGGCGGCGGACATTTTGAGACGGCAGGATTTTCACGAAAAGGCGCTGGAGACCTACCACGATGTCCTGCGGCAGGTACACAACCCGAGCGACTTCAGTAACAAATGGATCGACGTCAAGGTATTTCGCGGTGTGATTTTGGATGCCTGGAATTCCTGGAACGAGATGCAGTTGTATCAACACTCGATCGCGCTTTCCGAACACATGGCTCCACTGTTTCCTGCGGCTTTGGCCCGGGAATATGCGGCGTTGGCAAATCAAAAAGCTGCGCAGCATCTTGAGGATCAACTCGCGGTTGCCGACAACCAGAAACGTCAGCAACGACAAAGCGAACTCGAAAACCGCTGGGTACGTAGCGGGCAAGCCTTCGCACTCCTGGCTGCCGAGCGAAAGACGTCTGCCGAATATCCCACCGATTTGTGGATGGCGGCAGAGCACTTCTTGAAAGGGCATGACTATCAAAGTGCCGTGAACTACCTCACGTTGTTTCTGAATACGAATCCCACTAAGCAGTTGCCCGCCGCCTTGGTGCTCAAGGGTCGGGTCTTGATGCAACTGCATTTGTTTGAGGATGCCCTGAAACATTTTCAAAGAGTCATCACCAGTCATCCCACGCATGTCATGGCCTTTCAAGCGCGGCTGTTGATTGGCACGTGCTATTTCGAAACCGATCGCCATGAATTGGCGGAACAAACTTGGCGGGAAATGTTGATTTCCGACCAACTGACTCCTGCGGCGGAGGAATGGCAAGACGCGTTGTTTGGTCTGGGAAAACTGCTGCATCTCACCTGTGAAGAATTGGCGATGCAAGCCGCGTTGGTGGAAGCGACAGATCAGGAAGCTGCGGAAAAACTGAAATTCACCGCGTATCGGCGCTGGGACGAAGCGATCATCCGGTTGGATGAATATGTCAAACGATTTGACCTCCCGACAAAGGCAACCATCGACCCGCGGCATCGCGAACGAACCAAAATGTTGATGGAGGCTCGCTACTACCTCGCCAAGGCGTGTCAGCGCAGCGCCGAATATCAGCAAACAAAAATGAAAGCCGCTGAAACCGAAAACGCCCGCAACCAGTTTTTCAACCAGATGAAACAACTGCTTGATCAATCCAACAGTAACTATGAGCGGTTGAAGACGGAATTGTTGTTGGCGTCGGATGCGGGCC from Symmachiella dynata encodes:
- a CDS encoding tetratricopeptide repeat protein encodes the protein MATEPQQSESGLPESDTALADAPSVEGLENVDDFQPPLGLVARLMDKFRGVASSAQDWVTPANLKLAGFTTVGFLLLFAGIYVATREEGPTNSEKLIEALEFLKTGDDGPAARIAQEIQQEGFQDPDFPGGDQFILGIVAFRQAEKLTEDEGREQKYLVAKSFLEEAQERALTEEYEAQWAYALGLSMYRIGRAKAAQPLLEKAVESYAPGKIESGLLLADTYVYSKTAEDLAKAHELNIAIAASPELNDQQRDRLFLQRAQILYAMDKPTEAEEALANVHAETDGITILRAEVLMKAGKYGEALEKLRPVEAGKGLQQKFPRQARYLMGLCEQRLAQRDRRNQTVHYDAARNYYERTYKQYRGSHEAVAAQLWAADILRRQDFHEKALETYHDVLRQVHNPSDFSNKWIDVKVFRGVILDAWNSWNEMQLYQHSIALSEHMAPLFPAALAREYAALANQKAAQHLEDQLAVADNQKRQQRQSELENRWVRSGQAFALLAAERKTSAEYPTDLWMAAEHFLKGHDYQSAVNYLTLFLNTNPTKQLPAALVLKGRVLMQLHLFEDALKHFQRVITSHPTHVMAFQARLLIGTCYFETDRHELAEQTWREMLISDQLTPAAEEWQDALFGLGKLLHLTCEELAMQAALVEATDQEAAEKLKFTAYRRWDEAIIRLDEYVKRFDLPTKATIDPRHRERTKMLMEARYYLAKACQRSAEYQQTKMKAAETENARNQFFNQMKQLLDQSNSNYERLKTELLLASDAGRIDALGREFLRNCYFEIPNNFFNFQDYHGAVIRYREAAGRYQNHPDALRAMVQEANCYDRLNRPLDARGALAQAKFILEQIPDQDFLEHSEALNKDQWRDWLQWAIELHNRPSA